From Candidatus Hydrogenedentota bacterium, a single genomic window includes:
- a CDS encoding IPT/TIG domain-containing protein — protein sequence MGTSKKLMLASLVSMMVVLAFGIGLVPSHDADRTSAAGSNGRIDFGQFLDMILLNEGGALADKGASVITLDSTPYSTGDTILVPTSNEGEIDLMLSATVPGSGNDTTVTYVANEADDEGEQVAPWQTNDGVYTTGADGVVSEDGVFSDFSSTLPLSSFVSGTDGQATAVLIYALVNAVADAKQASTYTYEAVNAAEDAIALTLKSVDIDADANGFPDDPFTFVNTGESSVATVTVNGGSRTALMANLNDLGKGVAQDIVLAAGNVMVTAPTTSELLAEGLIQEGDSAFILVEVVGDLNGAIDENTTGGSQSEWATAVAAAQPLDILAGSPYVAMSIVAGTSTADMTSISDLGDLEVNLFIAGDEFPEEELDRVQLYAYGVASGTSDASAVVLESAADGDWSLLSAAPLSIDGDINVNLSTLSLVAPFAAALEVGGVTPDLLPAERNFDIVINGAFPIIGETPLNAADAAEALTVTLNGVAATFREIELVGKQTGIAATSTALYVTTPSLPLDVISGEAVDTPVTVTVVDNSNEGNSVTLTDAATLTATVELSVEVEGDGAVTIDPAALGGETSGGIYVKDEALVATFTPGEGLEILEVLLGGFDVTENVTEANTLNFNIDQDQVLAVTFGTPGGEGEGEGEGEGEGEGEGEGEGEGEGEGEGEGEGEGEGEGEGEGEGEGEGEVEPTDEEVAADFIANFDEADTDNDGLLTLVEAQLYNPSLTVDQFGRLDTNNDQRLAIGELQAFQTVGEAVITGITPAEAWIFGGVVAEITGQNLSEGTVIKIGGVEVDGFRVGDGGNTIEVIVPESPDMSNSDFVDVSVTVANNGQETASIFNSFRYNRYTRGETVNTTAYYYDGDEGVASLDVALGENDFGTITIPSVANGGRTYGIVRTASTGAKQTDGPLGTGAIDTVLNGQGVDAGSTLGGGINDFALYFYEPIDFSDAKNNTPSVGLPSTDPATGGAFAAGARSRYLLDESGEPVIDSTTGEPIELAPIELSFVTNDDDFNAGVVRTGLTWFGVESTFDYTTGELTVPETAMVAYQSGLLNTEVDPSLTPTVTDNTPIDAVNEARLYSLNGFSLRRGASIPDALVDSILDANADVSFDGTTAGGTEVTIVSPEGGLAWVDHVTLTTTQASKQVSVTVESDDFVSVPGASETTFTFRTPATNRTGITDVTIFLASNPDTAAVTLPAFFEYTPRQGQDLPIVSLLGFLLALLGLIAGGSGGGGGGPCFIATAAYDTPMTAQIDVLRDVRDTYLLDNAAGTAFVDVYYHVSPAIADWVAQSPALAAMVRLALVPVVFLGKLALTSPVLFGVLVLSMAAMFIARRKRRLTRKG from the coding sequence ATGGGGACCAGCAAGAAACTAATGCTCGCATCGCTCGTGAGCATGATGGTGGTACTCGCGTTCGGGATCGGCCTGGTGCCGTCCCACGACGCGGACCGTACCAGTGCCGCCGGGAGTAACGGGCGGATTGACTTCGGTCAGTTCCTGGACATGATCCTGCTGAACGAGGGGGGCGCGCTGGCCGATAAAGGCGCCAGTGTCATAACGCTGGATTCCACGCCCTACAGCACCGGCGATACGATTCTGGTTCCGACCTCGAATGAGGGCGAGATCGACTTGATGCTCAGCGCCACGGTTCCCGGCTCGGGCAACGACACGACGGTGACGTATGTGGCCAACGAGGCGGACGACGAGGGTGAACAGGTTGCGCCCTGGCAGACGAATGACGGCGTGTACACCACGGGTGCCGACGGCGTCGTCTCGGAGGACGGCGTGTTTTCCGATTTCTCCAGCACCCTGCCGCTCAGCAGCTTCGTTTCCGGCACGGACGGCCAGGCGACGGCGGTGCTGATCTACGCGCTGGTCAACGCGGTGGCGGATGCCAAGCAGGCCTCGACCTACACGTATGAGGCGGTCAACGCGGCGGAAGACGCCATCGCCCTGACGCTGAAGTCGGTGGATATCGATGCGGACGCCAACGGTTTCCCGGACGATCCTTTTACCTTTGTGAACACCGGGGAGAGCTCCGTTGCCACGGTGACGGTGAATGGCGGAAGCCGCACGGCGCTGATGGCGAATCTGAACGACCTCGGCAAGGGTGTGGCTCAGGACATCGTTCTGGCCGCCGGTAACGTCATGGTTACGGCTCCCACCACCAGCGAATTGCTGGCCGAGGGACTGATTCAGGAAGGCGACTCCGCCTTTATCCTGGTGGAAGTGGTTGGCGATCTGAACGGCGCCATCGACGAGAACACGACGGGTGGAAGCCAGAGCGAGTGGGCGACGGCCGTTGCCGCCGCGCAGCCGCTGGATATTCTTGCCGGGTCTCCCTACGTGGCGATGAGCATCGTCGCCGGCACCTCGACCGCCGACATGACTTCGATATCGGACCTGGGTGATCTGGAAGTCAATCTTTTCATCGCCGGTGATGAATTCCCCGAAGAAGAACTGGATCGCGTGCAGCTCTATGCCTATGGCGTGGCCTCCGGCACGAGTGATGCCTCCGCCGTGGTGCTGGAATCGGCCGCCGACGGCGATTGGTCCCTCCTTTCCGCCGCGCCCCTTTCCATCGACGGCGACATTAATGTAAACCTTTCGACCCTTTCGCTGGTGGCCCCGTTTGCCGCCGCGCTGGAGGTGGGCGGCGTTACCCCCGATCTGCTTCCCGCGGAACGGAATTTCGATATCGTCATCAACGGCGCCTTCCCGATCATCGGCGAGACGCCGCTGAATGCGGCGGATGCCGCCGAAGCCCTGACGGTGACGCTGAACGGCGTGGCCGCGACCTTCCGCGAAATCGAGTTGGTCGGCAAGCAGACGGGAATCGCGGCGACGTCGACCGCGCTTTATGTCACCACGCCCTCCCTGCCGTTGGATGTGATCAGCGGCGAGGCGGTGGATACGCCCGTTACCGTTACGGTCGTGGACAACAGCAATGAAGGCAACAGCGTCACGCTGACGGATGCGGCGACGCTCACCGCCACCGTGGAACTTTCGGTCGAAGTGGAAGGCGACGGTGCCGTAACCATCGACCCCGCGGCCCTGGGCGGCGAAACTTCCGGCGGGATCTATGTGAAGGACGAGGCGCTGGTTGCGACCTTCACTCCGGGCGAAGGCCTGGAGATTCTGGAAGTGCTGCTGGGCGGCTTCGACGTGACCGAGAACGTCACGGAAGCGAACACGCTGAATTTCAACATTGATCAGGATCAGGTTCTGGCCGTGACCTTCGGCACGCCGGGCGGTGAAGGTGAGGGCGAAGGTGAAGGTGAAGGTGAAGGCGAAGGCGAAGGTGAGGGAGAAGGTGAAGGCGAAGGTGAGGGAGAAGGTGAAGGCGAGGGAGAAGGTGAAGGCGAAGGTGAAGGTGAAGGCGAAGGCGAAGGCGAAGGCGAAGTTGAGCCGACCGACGAGGAAGTCGCTGCGGATTTCATCGCGAACTTTGACGAGGCGGACACGGACAACGATGGTTTGCTGACGCTTGTGGAAGCGCAACTCTACAATCCGTCCCTGACGGTTGACCAGTTTGGCCGCCTGGACACCAACAACGATCAGCGCCTTGCGATCGGTGAGCTTCAGGCGTTCCAGACGGTCGGCGAAGCCGTCATCACCGGAATCACACCCGCCGAGGCGTGGATTTTCGGTGGCGTGGTGGCCGAGATAACGGGTCAGAATCTGAGCGAAGGCACCGTCATCAAGATAGGCGGCGTCGAAGTGGATGGATTCCGTGTGGGCGATGGCGGCAACACGATCGAGGTGATTGTTCCCGAAAGCCCCGACATGTCCAACAGTGATTTCGTGGACGTTTCGGTGACGGTGGCGAACAACGGCCAGGAGACGGCGTCCATCTTCAACAGCTTCCGCTACAACCGATACACCCGTGGCGAGACCGTCAACACGACGGCCTACTACTACGATGGTGACGAGGGCGTGGCCTCGCTGGATGTGGCGCTGGGCGAAAACGACTTCGGCACCATCACGATTCCGTCGGTGGCGAATGGCGGTCGCACCTACGGCATTGTGCGCACGGCCTCCACGGGCGCAAAGCAGACCGATGGTCCGCTGGGCACCGGCGCTATCGACACCGTGCTCAACGGACAGGGTGTGGACGCCGGCTCAACGCTGGGCGGCGGCATCAACGACTTCGCCCTGTACTTCTATGAGCCCATTGACTTCAGCGACGCCAAGAACAACACGCCCTCCGTCGGACTTCCGTCGACGGACCCGGCCACCGGCGGCGCCTTCGCCGCGGGCGCGCGGTCGCGCTACTTGCTGGACGAGAGTGGCGAGCCCGTCATCGACTCGACCACGGGCGAGCCGATTGAGCTGGCCCCCATCGAGCTGTCCTTCGTTACCAACGACGACGACTTCAACGCGGGCGTGGTTCGCACCGGCCTCACGTGGTTCGGCGTGGAAAGCACCTTCGACTATACGACCGGCGAGCTGACCGTGCCCGAAACGGCGATGGTGGCCTACCAGTCGGGTCTGTTGAATACCGAAGTCGACCCGAGCTTGACACCGACGGTCACGGATAACACCCCGATCGACGCGGTGAACGAGGCGCGGCTCTACAGCCTGAACGGCTTCTCGCTGCGACGCGGCGCGAGCATCCCGGACGCCCTGGTGGATTCGATTCTGGATGCGAACGCCGATGTTTCCTTCGACGGAACGACGGCGGGCGGCACGGAAGTCACGATTGTTTCGCCTGAAGGCGGTCTGGCCTGGGTGGACCACGTAACGCTGACCACGACGCAGGCCTCGAAGCAGGTCAGTGTCACGGTGGAATCGGACGACTTCGTGTCTGTTCCGGGCGCCAGCGAAACGACGTTCACGTTCCGCACGCCGGCCACCAACCGCACGGGCATCACGGATGTGACGATCTTCCTCGCCTCCAATCCGGACACGGCGGCGGTCACCCTGCCGGCATTCTTTGAATACACGCCGCGCCAGGGTCAGGACCTGCCGATCGTGTCGCTGCTGGGCTTCCTCCTTGCCTTGCTTGGCCTGATCGCCGGCGGCTCGGGTGGCGGCGGCGGTGGCCCCTGCTTCATCGCCACGGCGGCTTATGACACGCCCATGACTGCTCAGATTGACGTGCTCCGGGATGTGCGCGATACCTACCTGCTGGACAATGCGGCGGGCACGGCGTTCGTGGATGTGTACTACCACGTGAGCCCGGCAATTGCCGATTGGGTCGCCCAGAGCCCCGCGCTCGCGGCGATGGTCCGCCTGGCCCTCGTGCCGGTGGTTTTCCTGGGCAAGCTGGCGTTGACGTCGCCGGTGCTCTTCGGGGTGCTGGTGCTGTCCATGGCGGCGATGTTTATCGCGCGCCGCAAGCGGCGCCTGACTCGCAAGGGCTGA
- a CDS encoding prolipoprotein diacylglyceryl transferase, which translates to MNPTLFSIDSLNMDFHAYTVATAIAFLVGVLLAVRENYKLEHPFNVTPAGGVWIFFGALLGAKIYWYLQYGLTWVDDEGNPYQWYRVFFLWEGGQVFFGGLIGGVIGGISYIKYKRVPFLKMGDVGLPFLPLGHSIARLGCFFNGCCWGYPTDAFTGVSFPKFSLAWRRQLEDGLITRSAEHSLPVHPTQLYESCGLFCIFLVMRYAYKHKKYDGSVMLLYPLLYGILRFTDESFRGESVRSVFGFMTVSQAVALGLFLSAACTYVVLFQTIWRAPVSAGPASSEK; encoded by the coding sequence ATGAACCCAACCCTGTTCTCCATCGACAGTTTAAATATGGACTTCCACGCCTACACGGTCGCCACGGCCATCGCCTTTCTGGTCGGTGTGCTGCTTGCCGTGCGCGAGAACTATAAGTTGGAGCACCCCTTCAACGTAACGCCCGCGGGCGGGGTCTGGATCTTTTTTGGCGCGCTGCTGGGTGCCAAGATCTACTGGTATCTCCAGTACGGACTCACCTGGGTGGATGACGAGGGAAATCCCTACCAGTGGTACCGTGTGTTCTTCCTGTGGGAGGGGGGCCAGGTCTTCTTTGGCGGTCTGATCGGCGGGGTGATTGGGGGGATCTCGTACATCAAGTACAAGCGCGTGCCCTTCCTGAAGATGGGCGATGTGGGCCTGCCCTTTCTGCCTCTGGGCCACTCCATTGCCCGACTTGGCTGCTTCTTTAACGGCTGTTGCTGGGGATATCCCACGGATGCCTTCACCGGCGTTTCTTTTCCCAAATTCAGCCTGGCCTGGCGACGGCAACTGGAAGATGGCCTGATCACCCGCTCCGCGGAACATTCCCTGCCGGTTCACCCCACCCAGCTCTACGAGTCCTGCGGTCTCTTCTGCATCTTTCTCGTCATGCGCTACGCCTACAAGCACAAGAAGTACGACGGCTCCGTGATGCTGCTGTATCCGTTGCTCTACGGTATCCTGCGTTTCACCGACGAGTCCTTCCGGGGGGAAAGCGTGCGGTCCGTTTTCGGGTTCATGACCGTGAGTCAGGCGGTGGCCCTGGGCCTGTTTCTGAGCGCGGCCTGTACCTATGTGGTTCTGTTCCAGACGATCTGGCGGGCACCGGTCAGTGCGGGCCCGGCCTCCAGCGAGAAATAG